In a single window of the Acidobacteriaceae bacterium genome:
- the fliE gene encoding flagellar hook-basal body complex protein FliE — protein sequence MIDGIGSAIPSIATQLGNVATSPATTQGAGSSFADVFQSAVNDVDTLQNNADQQVANLLQGGGNGDIGKTMVSVEKADVAFQLMMQVRNKVVSAYQDMEKMQF from the coding sequence ATGATAGACGGCATTGGATCGGCAATTCCTTCGATCGCGACACAACTGGGTAATGTTGCGACGAGCCCGGCAACAACGCAGGGCGCGGGATCAAGCTTTGCGGACGTGTTTCAGTCCGCAGTGAACGATGTTGACACGCTGCAGAACAATGCGGACCAGCAGGTCGCGAACCTATTGCAGGGCGGCGGAAACGGAGACATCGGGAAGACGATGGTGTCCGTTGAGAAGGCGGATGTGGCGTTCCAGTTGATGATGCAGGTGCGGAACAAGGTCGTGAGCGCCTATCAAGATATGGAAAAGATGCAGTTCTGA
- the flgC gene encoding flagellar basal body rod protein FlgC yields the protein MSIFNALDISASALSVERERSEVAVSNLANVDTTRTASGTGPYRRREVVIQNGGSSPFQSVLSGVSDLQAGATPAGGVKLTRVVEDSAEPIRRYDPGHPDADKDGYVSYPAINPAEEMVDLMGSVRAYQLNASAIAASKQMIQQSIDVLKS from the coding sequence ATGAGCATCTTCAATGCACTGGATATCAGCGCGTCGGCGCTCTCGGTGGAGCGGGAACGGTCAGAGGTAGCGGTATCGAATCTGGCGAATGTGGATACAACTCGTACGGCCTCGGGCACAGGGCCGTATCGGCGGCGCGAAGTGGTGATTCAGAACGGCGGCAGCTCACCGTTTCAGTCGGTGCTGAGTGGAGTGTCGGATCTGCAAGCTGGCGCGACTCCGGCAGGTGGTGTGAAGCTGACTCGCGTGGTGGAGGACAGTGCAGAGCCGATACGGCGATATGATCCGGGGCATCCCGATGCAGACAAGGACGGCTATGTTTCGTATCCGGCGATCAATCCTGCCGAAGAGATGGTTGATTTGATGGGGTCGGTGAGGGCGTATCAACTGAACGCGTCGGCGATTGCGGCGTCCAAGCAGATGATTCAACAGTCGATTGATGTTCTGAAGAGTTAG
- a CDS encoding flagellar motor protein MotB has protein sequence MMHEMKGEPVILIKRRKASHGGHHGGAWKVAYADFVTALMSLFIVLWLTSSSDQVKKSVALYFNDPNGTSTLQGTNRNGSGNALPLDKNGMERLKQQLLQAAQQMPNFDKLKNQVEITAEQDGLRIELMEQPGGTFFKSGSAEPTPALRDFLKAISPELGKLPNRLSIEGHTDSVPYSAGSLYTNWELSADRANAARRLMQGNGITAGQVKEVRGFADQLPRVAGNPGDPSNRRITLIVVPGELTHLAPSQAALGISNHPKVSQ, from the coding sequence ATGATGCATGAGATGAAGGGTGAGCCGGTCATCCTGATCAAGAGAAGGAAGGCGTCTCATGGCGGGCATCATGGAGGTGCGTGGAAGGTTGCGTATGCAGATTTTGTGACGGCGCTGATGAGCCTGTTTATTGTGCTGTGGTTGACGAGTTCGAGCGACCAGGTGAAGAAGTCGGTGGCGCTGTATTTCAATGATCCGAATGGAACGTCGACGCTGCAGGGGACGAACAGGAATGGAAGCGGGAACGCGCTGCCGCTCGATAAGAATGGGATGGAGCGGTTGAAGCAGCAACTGCTGCAAGCGGCGCAGCAGATGCCGAACTTCGACAAATTGAAGAACCAGGTGGAGATTACAGCGGAGCAGGATGGACTGCGAATCGAACTGATGGAACAGCCGGGCGGAACGTTCTTCAAGTCGGGAAGCGCGGAGCCTACGCCCGCGCTGCGGGATTTCTTGAAAGCGATTTCGCCGGAGCTGGGGAAGCTGCCCAACCGGCTTTCAATTGAGGGCCACACGGATTCAGTGCCCTATAGCGCCGGCAGCCTGTACACGAATTGGGAACTTTCCGCGGACCGCGCGAATGCGGCACGGCGGCTGATGCAAGGCAATGGGATTACGGCGGGTCAGGTGAAGGAGGTTCGTGGTTTCGCGGATCAACTTCCGCGGGTTGCAGGCAATCCCGGCGATCCATCGAACCGCAGAATCACGCTGATTGTTGTTCCGGGTGAGCTCACTCACCTGGCTCCGAGTCAAGCTGCGCTGGGGATCAGCAATCACCCAAAAGTGTCCCAATAA
- a CDS encoding flagellar basal body protein, whose translation MPTIPVLSQLENYLALTNQRETVLASNMANVDTPGYRTKDIDFQGELARAMAAPAGSSSPTVAVRDVKGLLERPDGNNVDIDKQSLELGEAQLQYQMGTQLMKDRFHQILSAINGDQ comes from the coding sequence ATGCCGACTATTCCAGTTCTCTCACAACTTGAGAACTACCTGGCGCTGACGAATCAACGTGAGACGGTGCTTGCGTCGAACATGGCAAATGTCGACACGCCGGGCTATCGGACGAAGGACATTGATTTTCAGGGCGAACTCGCGCGCGCGATGGCGGCGCCGGCGGGGAGTTCTTCTCCGACTGTTGCAGTTCGCGATGTGAAGGGGCTGCTGGAGAGGCCGGATGGGAACAATGTGGACATCGATAAGCAGTCGCTCGAGCTGGGGGAGGCGCAGTTGCAATACCAGATGGGCACGCAGCTTATGAAGGATCGGTTTCACCAGATTCTGTCGGCGATCAACGGCGACCAGTAA